CTTCACCCAAGGCATCAGCATAAGGTTTCCCGTTTTCTAAAACCACCAATTTCGCCAAATCATCTTTGTTggaaatcatcaaattgtataatttcaaaagtaGTTCAGACCGATACCGGCCCGTTGTATTTCTGAATTTTTTGAACGCAATATCTGCTGATTCAATGGCAGAGTTAAAATCTTCTTCGGACATAGATTGCATAGTTGCCAATTCACTTTCAGGATTTGGATATAATGCTGGATTGGTCACGCTAAAGGTTTCTCCGGACGAACTGGGAACCCATTTCCCATTGATATAACCTTCAGTCTTCACAAGATTAGGGTTCGAAAGTGTTCCTAATACTTTTTTTGAAGACTCAATAGTTGAATATAATCTCTTTGTAATCATTGTTGACTCAATATGAAATTGCAATTGTTCCCAAAAACCCGAATTATGGATAACAAGAGTGGATTGAATTTTATGAAAGTTCAAGATTGCTTTGTTTTCTGGGGGGAGAAGCGATTTAGTGTACTGGCGAAAATCAAAGGAGAATCTGTGCAGAATAAGCGGATAATTACTACTTTAAGGTTGCGAAAAAGAGTGAAGCAAGAATATATGCACATGTGTATTTCTATACCctataatttttttttgttttgactATGACTCTTTACAGAGGTTCAACTGTACCTTCTTTTGCAATATCCTGATTCCCTGAAGCTAAtcttttgattcttttatcaatcaatttcttcgGATTTAATGCAAAAAAACactttttatcaatttcctTGCTTGCTTCACGATCAGCAACTTGCGACTGCTTGGCAAGTTTTACGCACTTTCTCATTAGTGTAACCAACGTTTCATATTGCTGTCTATTGGTTGATTTAGTCTTTTCTTTCACAACATTTTTTGACTGTTCTTCGGATGTAATTGCAGACTTATCTTCACCATTTTGCTTTTCAATTTCCGGCTCATTTTCCTGTTCCTTTATCGGATCCAATTTGTCCTCATTGCTAAGATATTTTCGTTTCAAGTATTTATCAGTAATCCTTTTGTCAGTATCATACATTGCCGCAAGCGCAATCTGCGGGGGCGTAAACAAAAACGCCACATCACTCACCATAAAATACTTGTTGAGCCATTCCTTTGCTTGATTGTACATGTTCCCCAAAGTATCCACTGATACATCATACATTACTTGTTCCGGGTGCAACAATACAGCCTGAAAATCTAGGAAAAACCCGTACAATGCTCGTATTGGATGATGCACCAACAATGTAAACTTCAAACTTTGTAACACAATAAACTCTAAGTCTAGAATATGAGATGTATTTGTCCCCTTTAGTGCCTTAACATATGATTCTATGGAGATGAAATAATTTTCTGACTTTGCAGCTAGGAATATACACGTATATAGTACATTTTTAGGATGAAACTCCATCACTGAGTTGACTAGGtaaaatttcttgaaaaatGAAGCTGCCGTTAAGCGAACTTGAGTTGgcattttgaaaaaattgcaTGTCGTAGTGATGTTTTGTATGTAAAAATCAAGATAGGTAGACTCTTCTTCTAGGGTTAATAGACTAACCATATTTTCGTTCAATTCATCCGgatattgttcaaaaaCGTCTGGGTGTTCTTTCTTTGCATTCTCAAAGGCAAACTtaaatctttcttttgatattttgacTCCCTTTTCATTTGCCTCTCGTTTGGCATCTTGTAATGTCTCTTGGGTAAATGACCATAACTCGTATTGAGTCGAATTTCGATacaaatcatcatttgatAGTCTTTGTTTCTTAATTGGTACTGGAGTCGCTTCCGTTTCCAATTCATTCTTTACTTCActcattattaaatatattctATGAACACGTTGAGGAGGTTGTACAAAAAGAATACGTTTCTTTTTAGTCGATGATTATTTGTTCATAAAGAACAGTTTTTTTTAGAGAGGAagttcatttttttttttccagtTATATTAGATGCGCAATTTGACAACAATGGTTTCTAACCACAATTCACATATAATGTATCAATAACATAGGATTGATTGCTTCAGATATATACATCTATATatgttatatatatatatcaaataaacaaagacttataaaaaaaaaaagcgaAAACGAAATGCCAAtaaaaaccaataaaaaaaagcttGCCCAGGTAATAGTACCTagcaaacaaacaaacaataccgtataacaaaaatattaGTAAATAGAAGAACTAATATACCTAGCCCTTCAACTCATATATATAGTAAGAAAAGATTTCATTATCATGACATATGCAATTAAAGATCAACTTCAAAAAACCAATGGTATACAAAACAATGGTGGCAACTCCAACAAAGTTGCACTTCTTCTATACTTCCATTGAACCAGCTACATCTTCGTTGTCATCATCACTGGACAAACTTCCCACGTCACTCAACTCATCGTCGTCATCATCgttatcttcatcatcatctttcCCTGAAATATCAAAGTTGTTCTTTGCATATTGCTGCACATATTTTTTAACAGTATCGTTATACTTTGCCTCGTCCTTTGTCATCAAGTTCGATGCCTCGGTATTCAATGGATCACTTGGGTTAGCGTACCTCAATAAATGGGGCAAAAAGTTTTCgaaaatatttaatagACCAAACATTGGAGACCaagtttgatttattaCGTCAAGACACACCGACCCTGACCCTTCGTCTATGTTTGgatgataaattttattGGTAAACCCAATCGAAGGCGATTTGATAGGATATTGATCAGGTAACTCCACTCTAATCTTCCAGACGCCTCCTTCGTAAGGAGTGTCTGGTGGTCCATggaaaataacaaaaaattgttggatTGAATCGTCTATTAAGGTAACGTCATGATCACTCATCATCAACTCCATAACATCTTTCTCGATACGTCTTTTTGGGGAAGTCATAGTGAATACTAGGTAGAAATTCTCTTGAGCTGAAACTCTTTAACTGAAATTAAGgtaaattaaattgtaCACAGTCTTAACTTTCTGTTTGATTTGTTCTTCTCTTGAAACCAAGGAATTAGCAGGAACCAAAATGTGAAACAAATTTGGGAAAAATCAGTATTGCTTACAGTTATTCTTTGAATGTTACCTATTTCTAACTCAAAGgataaaatttttgtttaatattaGAAAGATAAGTTGTAAATTCAGgaatattaaaaaatcaaataaaaagaaaggatGTAATGGAAAAGAGattataaagaaaaagaaagtatgtgaattgaatgaatttgtGGGAATGcataaataattgattgaaatgTGTGTGTCTGAGTAAGAAGCAGAAAGTGTAAAAGTTACACAgtatttttcttctgtttTTGTACACTATTGTTATCAGtttactactactactactactactagcACCGctaatactactactactaacaATCGACTTGAACAAGGCTCGggattaaaaaaaaaaaattatcaaatggtCATGCGACGCAACGGAAAACGCAGAACAAGTTTTGATTTGCTACGTCCCAGTTTCCTAatatacacacacacactcaAATGTATATACACAATGCAGATtccattttcattaaaaatACAGAAGATTCTAATTACTAACCCATATGTAGTTTTCGTTACGGTGAAAATCAAAAGCAATTATACATATCATTTACCAAGTTGATGTGGTTCATTCATctggttcttcttcttcgtcaCCAAAACCACCAATTTCTGGAGCGGACCCCTTTTCAATGACTTCCAAAGTCCATTTATAACTCCAGATCAACACTCCATTCTCTTTAACCAGACTTTTAGCTTTATACTTGCCTCTCAAAAACGTTCCTCCCGGAACACCTGAAGGAGCAAATGTCACTTCATGATAATCACCTGTATCgtcaatattattaactGAGGCAACTTCTTTCATTTCTAGATTTCGATCATCCACCggtattctttttttcttcactGTTTGGTGATAAGTTAAATTTCTCAAAGGTCTCTGTTTCACCTTAAACCTTATGGTCAAGAGATAAATGGAGTATTCAGGTAATCGAAAATGAAGTCTCTGAGGGAAAGGATCCATATTTCTCGAGAATTGCAAAGGTTGGTCATGTCCATATAGTTTTAAAGTCATGGATTCAAATCGAAccaaatcattttcaaattcggctaaaacttcttctttagtTTTCTTCCCAACGGGCACAACTGTTACACTATTCTGGAGCGTTGAACTCATTTTATAACTATTGTAATTGTTACTGGTGTTTAACTGTTTTATAAAATCGCAATTCACCACTAATTTATTTGGAAAAAGCAAAACAGTGAAAACTTTTAGAACAAAAAACCAACGTCCTGGTCGTACAACAGCGTAGTATCAGGGGACAGGGAAAGATAACCACGGAACGATCGAGATTAATGCAAAGTTTCTAAATGGAAATCtaattgataaatgaaaaagaaacacaGTAATCAGCAACAATAGTAGTTAAGAATAAACCAAGGGGAAAAACctaaacaacaaagaatCAGCAAGAAattattccaaaaaaaaaaaaaaaaatcccaaCATTTAACACCACTATCAACATGTGACAAATATGTAATCATAAAAATTTTAGTCCAAGAgtggggggaggggggagGGGCCACAAATAGGAAGTGGGGTTGGTTTAGTAGCGAGCGCGCtgatatttattgatgCGTCAAACATTGGTGTTTCATAAGAGCCAAATACTCTTCAATTTATTCCTCCATTTTGAAGTTCTAGTAGAAAGagttttcttgttttgcAATAAACATAAGTGAGACAAAGAGGCATGGATTATCATGTAACATTGacatttattgttgtttgagCATTACTAATGAGACCTATACActtgttttcaaaaaaaaaaaaaaactcgTAGTTCAGGCACTTTCCTTGACAGCCAGAACTTCACCATATGTGCCTTTCGCTATTTCCTCCTTTACTTTCCTAACTATTTCCTGCTGACTTTCATCCAACTCGTCAATTTCTTCGTCCGTTAGCTTCTCGACTGACTGCAACAATCTAACGTGATCCAAAGATAACTCGGTCAAATCCACAGGTTTCTTGTTTAAagtcaattcaattaattcttggTTTGTCGTGTTTGAAAGTAATCCTAATTCCACTAAAGCTAAACTTAGTTGAGGGAACCGTTCTAATAAAACCTTTGTGCTCTTGGGGTTATCAATACTCATAATCTTTATTTCCTTCAATATCTGCAAGGCTGAATTGGGATCAATATTCGATAGTATAGTAGATATAACCTGTGATGCATTTTGATTAGGATGTATTTGTATCCCAAGTGGCAAAGGTGGCAACTTTACTGACTCTTTGCTTGACATGTCATAATCTGTGACAAAGGAACATTTTAGAAACCTACCATTTGGTAACGTCATGTAATTTAGGTTACGTACTGCGGATGATGCAGTTTCATTGTCTCCATAATTTATAATGGCATATCCTTTGGATTTACCggttaattcatcaaataataacttTACATCTAATACTGGTCCAACTGATCTTGCAATGTCTCGTACCTGTTCTTCTGTGTAATCAAATGGAAACTTGCCTATCGAAACACAAGTACTTTTACTGTCCATATTTAAATTAAGCCTTTTGGTATCCCTGTTTGtagatgaaaaaaaaacaaaaaaacaatagtAGTTTAACAAATTATGAATAAATTATCTTTCCAAAGTACAACCACTttgttatatttttttctatgaGATGTTTTTTTCCCTTGTTCTTTTTACATATATCCTTAGGTACACTACCCAAACCAACCAGACCTGACtagtaaaaaaattttctttattgtatttgtttataCTACCATTTGCAtagattattatcatttgtCTGACCCTTTCATCATGGATACAAAGGAAATAAGGTCTACTGTATCCAATCTCGAAAAAGCAATAGATGATACCACCATTTTAAAGTTGTTGAATATCTTGAATGATGGGGTTAAACCAACAGAAAAACTCTTGAGAGAAACTAAAGTAGGTGTAGCTGTCAATAAATTTAGAAGCCATGATAGTGCTGAAATCAATGGTTTAGTCAAGAAAATGATCAGAAATTGGAGAGATGCTGTCCAAGCagaaaagaataacaaaaagaaattggcAACAGCAGCTGGAACAGGAGCCCCTTCAAGCTCAGCAATTTCGCCATCATCATCGGCTTCTGGAAGTACAACACCCAAACCATCAGAGACATCCACACCAGCCGCCGTCCGCAAGGGCCCAAGAAACCCAAAGACTGACGGTGTAAATACTCAGCTATACGAAAATGATACCAGAAATGCATCTGTTAGTGCATTATACACGTCGTTAGCAGTTGATCGTGATGATTCACCAAAGCACATTTTGAGAATAGCTATTGAAATTGAGTCTGAGGtatataaaaatgaataCCTGAAAATAAGTGATAGTTACAGAAACAAATTGAGAAGTTTTACCATGAATCTTCGAAATAAGAAAAACCCAGAATTAAGAGAAAGAATCTTATCCAAACAAATTTTACCTGCtgaatttatcaaaatgtCCCCTAATGAAATGGCTCCTGAGGCATTGAAAaaggaaattgaaaaattacatAAACAAAACTTGTTTGATGCTCAAGGTGCTACTGAAAAGAGAGCAGTTACCGATAGATTTACTTGTGGAAAATGTAAGCATAAAAAGGTTagttattatcaaatgcAAACTAGATCTGCTGATGAACCTTTAACCACATTTTGTACTTGTGAAAATTGTGGCAATAGATGGAAGTTTTCATAATCTATTAGAATTATACATTAATTTGTCATGGTAATCACTCAGCtcctttgttttttcttgtttttccACATCCAGATTTCTATATAGTTTCTCATCTGTATTATACTACATTAAATATAAGATACCTTTAAAAACTAGCATTTTTAGTCAAATATGAAAGCAAATCAACTTTGGTAACAATTTGAACAGGTTTCAATTCGTCATCAGTAATGATAGCATTGGAATGGGTTTCAAAGAACTTATTCAAAGTAGCCAATGGAGTTTCCAACTTGATTGGTTCGTACCCTCTCTTTGTGAATCCTGATTTTTTAGTGATGGTaaaagatttttcaaagtcAGCTAATTTTCtgaaatcaataatgatCGAACTGATTGAATTGGTCATTTGGATCTTTTTCGTGGATAAAGATTTCAATATCTTGGATAAGGTAATCAAACCAACTAATCTTCCAGAGTTGTTCAAAACTGGCAATTGATCAAACCCATTGGATTGCAATAAATCGAAAGTCTTGGAAACAGTATCGGATAAAGTAACTGTGACAACAGGTGCCTTTCCAGCAACCAAATCTTTGATAGTTTTGCCATTCAAAAATTCATCAGTCTTATTGGCAGCTGGTGAGTCTTCAACTTCAAACCCATTGGAGATTAACCATTCGTCATCGGCAAATTTAGACAAGTAAGATCTGATAGAATCTGGGAAAACGACAACGACAACATCGTCTTCAGTCAAGTCTTTAGCAACTTGTAATGCAGCTTGCAAGGCAGAACCAGAAGATCCACCGACCAAAATACCTTCTtctctaataattcttctAGCTAATTTAAAAGATTCAGCATCGTCTGTTTTGATCCAATCATCAACATATTTTCTGTTCAACACATCTGGGATAAAATCATAGCCAATACCTTCAACCAAGTAACCTTCAGTAGAAGTGTTTAAAGATTCTGGTTGAGCTAAAACAGAACCTTTTGGATCAGCACCAGTAACATGGATCTTGgaattcttttctttcaagTACTTGGAAATACCAGTAATAGTACCACCAGTACCGGCACCAGCAATTAAATGAGTAATTTTACCCTCAGTTTGTTCCCAAATTTCATAACCAGTTCCATAATAGTGAGCATCTGGGTTAGCTGGGTTACCGTATTGATCCAAAATAACAGAGTTtggtatttctttttccaattttttagCAACACCAATATGAGATTCTGGAGAATCCCATGCCGCTTCAGTTGGAGTTCTAATAATTTCGGCACCTAAAGCCTTTAAAACAGAAACTTTTTCATTGGACATTTTTTCTGGTAAAGTGATGATGGTTCTGTATCCACGAACGGCACCCACCAAAGCCAAACCAATCCCAGTGTTACCTGAAGTTGGTTCAATCAAAGTATAACCTGGCTTAATTCTACCTTGTTTTTCAGCTTCCAATACCATATTCTTGGCAATTCTGTCTTTAATTGATCCTCCGGCATTGAATAATTCAACTTTGGCATAAACTTTGGCTTTTATACCCAACGATTGTGgaattttgtttaatttaacTAATGGAGTATTACCAATAAGTTCTAAAATGTCTTCTTTTAATGCTGGTAGTTTGTTTGTGGATGTCATTGTCTGTCTATTGTTTAACGAAAGATATGAAGATGTGTTTGTTTAattagtttctttttttcttttttaattttttttttctcaagTTTTCTGAGTTGATgggtttatttttttgtggtTAGTAAGATGCATCTCTCGTTTTTCTCTGATTTTAAGTTGTTCGTTGGCAGTTTTTGTCTCTTCTTCTGAAACTGATGTGTGTGGctctttttcttggtaTATTTGCACAATTCACGCGACACTTCAAAAACCTCGCCATTCCCGTCTAATACCGAGAGAAGTATTCTATATTAATGCTAAGATACACTCTGCcctctttttcttatttaCAAACTGATGATCTTACATTTAATCACATCTGGATCTTCACCAGGAATACCTTTtgtaaaatcaaatacaGAAAACACCCCTTTTCTGTCCAAGGCAAACACTTTACCTCCATCAGCGCTGAAAACCACCGACGCCGATTCACTAAACCTCTCAGCATTAGCAACATCTCCTAATTGAACAAcaattttcttatttttcGAATCAGTTGAGcttattcttcttcctgGGTAAAAGTTGGCACTGGCAACTAAAAATAGTTTCCCATCCTTATCAAGGAAAACAACACCATCACCACGAGGAGACACTGCAATTCTATGTATGAGTGATCCAATTTCGTTGATTCTCATAAATGTCTCAGCTGACTCTACACTTGAGTATTTTTCACTTTCATCGGCACTACTCACACTTTTCATATCGTTATTATTGACCACATTTTTCgttgaatcaatttgaCCTCCTtccaattttattattaaaggTGGCCTGCTTCTTAACGAGCAAGATGTGATAATAACCAAGTTTGAGTTCATTGTGCCAAATTTGACATCAGTTATACCTTCTTTAGATAGCATCAAGTCATTCTCAGCCTCTGCTCTTTCTTCATAAATGGCACCCGCCAGGTTCTCGTCATCAAAATCAGATTTGAAACGTCGATTCGATTTGTACACAATCTCCGACCAGACCAAACGCGGCTTTTGATAATTGTCATTTTGGCGGTTACTGGTCAACCTGATAATCAAATACCTTGTTTCCCAAGAAGTTGCAATAATCAAATGAGTAGatgattcattaaaattcaTGATTTTTATTGGGTCTCTATAAGGAATAGTTATTGTCAATGGATCGGCAGATTCAAGGGATCCATACTCCAGCATCACCAATCTATGAAGTATGACAAACGGTTGTTCTTTCCCCAATATCCTTTCCTTTGCAGTAATACCACATGCAACTAAAGAACCGTTTGGTGAAATAGCAATGCATCTTATGGGGAAATTGGTAATGAAAGTGTACATTGGTTGACCAAATTTATACGGCGACgctttattcaaattaaatataCGCATAATTCCCTTTGTTCCAGATATAACCAAGTAGTTTCTCGTCAATTTACAATACATTTGGTCCCATGAGTTCAATCGTTTTTTAATATCTGAATCATTAGtgttactattattatccTTTGCACCAAAATCATTTCTTACTATAATCTCTTTGGGCCCATCACTATCGGCATCAGGCATAGATAGGTTATTTAGATTCTCGCCGTATTCTCCAGTCAGTTTACCACAGCATATTAATTGAGGTTTAATCAGTGAGCTACCAGTATGACCCATCGGCACTATATATTCATAAACTTCCCATCTTTTATTGCTAATGAGAACAAAACGAGTAATTTCCATGCTGGAGTTGTAATCTAGATATGAATGAATTGAAGTGCTGCTGGCTCTCTTGATAGAATAATTAGACAGTTTAAAGGGAACTATTGAagataaattcaattttagtTGTTGTGTTGGAAACGTAGATAACTTACGATGGAATGGGAAACACTTTGCAAAATTAAACTCCTTGTTTTCACTTAAACTCTCAAGAAGATTCTTTTCAAAACTGGAAGGAATGATATTGTTATCCGTAGAGTTATTGAAATCGGTTTCTGTATTAGTT
This is a stretch of genomic DNA from Candida dubliniensis CD36 chromosome 1, complete sequence. It encodes these proteins:
- a CDS encoding DNA strand transfer protein alpha, putative (Similar to S. cerevisiae DST1;~Similar to C. albicans DST1): MDTKEIRSTVSNLEKAIDDTTILKLLNILNDGVKPTEKLLRETKVGVAVNKFRSHDSAEINGLVKKMIRNWRDAVQAEKNNKKKLATAAGTGAPSSSAISPSSSASGSTTPKPSETSTPAAVRKGPRNPKTDGVNTQLYENDTRNASVSALYTSLAVDRDDSPKHILRIAIEIESEVYKNEYSKISDSYRNKLRSFTMNLRNKKNPELRERILSKQILPAEFIKMSPNEMAPEALKKEIEKLHKQNLFDAQGATEKRAVTDRFTCGKCKHKKVSYYQMQTRSADEPLTTFCTCENCGNRWKFS
- a CDS encoding ubiquitin carrier protein, putative (Similar to S. cerevisiae UBC8;~Similar to C. albicans UBC8), which encodes MTSPKRRIEKDVMELMMSDHDVTLIDDSIQQFFVIFHGPPDTPYEGGVWKIRVELPDQYPIKSPSIGFTNKIYHPNIDEGSGSVCLDVINQTWSPMFGLLNIFENFLPHLLRYANPSDPLNTEASNLMTKDEAKYNDTVKKYVQQYAKNNFDISGKDDDEDNDDDDDELSDVGSLSSDDDNEDVAGSMEV
- a CDS encoding cleavage and polyadenylation factor I (CF I) component, putative (Similar to S. cerevisiae RNA15;~Similar to C. albicans RNA15) → MDSKSTCVSIGKFPFDYTEEQVRDIARSVGPVLDVKLLFDELTGKSKGYAIINYGDNETASSAVRNLNYMTLPNGRFLKCSFVTDYDMSSKESVKLPPLPLGIQIHPNQNASQVISTILSNIDPNSALQILKEIKIMSIDNPKSTKVLLERFPQLSLALVELGLLSNTTNQELIELTLNKKPVDLTELSLDHVRLLQSVEKLTDEEIDELDESQQEIVRKVKEEIAKGTYGEVSAVKESA
- a CDS encoding beta-thionase, putative (Similar to Rattus norvegicus CBS) is translated as MTSTNKLPALKEDILELIGNTPLVKLNKIPQSLGIKAKVYAKVELFNAGGSIKDRIAKNMVLEAEKQGRIKPGYTLIEPTSGNTGIGLALVGAVRGYRTIITLPEKMSNEKVSVLKALGAEIIRTPTEAAWDSPESHIGVAKKLEKEIPNSVILDQYGNPANPDAHYYGTGYEIWEQTEGKITHLIAGAGTGGTITGISKYLKEKNSKIHVTGADPKGSVLAQPESLNTSTEGYLVEGIGYDFIPDVLNRKYVDDWIKTDDAESFKLARRIIREEGILVGGSSGSALQAALQVAKDLTEDDVVVVVFPDSIRSYLSKFADDEWLISNGFEVEDSPAANKTDEFLNGKTIKDLVAGKAPVVTVTLSDTVSKTFDLLQSNGFDQLPVLNNSGRLVGLITLSKILKSLSTKKIQMTNSISSIIIDFRKLADFEKSFTITKKSGFTKRGYEPIKLETPLATLNKFFETHSNAIITDDELKPVQIVTKVDLLSYLTKNASF
- a CDS encoding plasma membrane amino acid sensor system component, putative (Similar to S. cerevisiae PTR3;~Similar to C. albicans PTR3), whose protein sequence is MEKLSSLEDLLRIPGHNSSVISDISVLSCGCLTSESLFNESNGPKICPTCQKQNVSILAPVKPLRDLYGIISNQQSQTSLERRRPSSSKKSVKAISDENYKPKARDETTGNTEPMSLLSLFYKFAKEEQFERTDSKEVPHSYQQQQQQQQQQQQVKDNQQIQNTLQKQQSNRSSITKTQPIDISNKKANVDLSRSYPSSVSMNSTSISPQNQRAFVESTISGIARTNTETDFNNSTDNNIIPSSFEKNLLESLSENKEFNFAKCFPFHRKLSTFPTQQLKLNLSSIVPFKSSNYSIKRASSTSIHSYLDYNSSMEITRFVLISNKRWEVYEYIVPMGHTGSSSIKPQLICCGKSTGEYGENLNNLSMPDADSDGPKEIIVRNDFGAKDNNSNTNDSDIKKRLNSWDQMYCKLTRNYLVISGTKGIMRIFNLNKASPYKFGQPMYTFITNFPIRCIAISPNGSLVACGITAKERILGKEQPFVILHRLVMSEYGSLESADPLTITIPYRDPIKIMNFNESSTHLIIATSWETRYLIIRLTSNRQNDNYQKPRLVWSEIVYKSNRRFKSDFDDENSAGAIYEERAEAENDLMLSKEGITDVKFGTMNSNLVIITSCSLRSRPPLIIKLEGGQIDSTKNVVNNNDMKSVSSADESEKYSSVESAETFMRINEIGSLIHRIAVSPRGDGVVFLDKDGKLFLVASANFYPGRRISSTDSKNKKIVVQLGDVANAERFSESASVVFSADGGKVFALDRKGVFSVFDFTKGIPGEDPDVIKCKIISL
- a CDS encoding cyclin, putative (Similar to S. cerevisiae CCL1;~Similar to S. pombe MCS2;~Similar to C. albicans CCL1) gives rise to the protein MSEVKNELETEATPVPIKKQRLSNDDLYRNSTQYELWSFTQETLQDAKREANEKGVKISKERFKFAFENAKKEHPDVFEQYPDELNENMVSLLTLEEESTYLDFYIQNITTTCNFFKMPTQVRLTAASFFKKFYLVNSVMEFHPKNVLYTCIFLAAKSENYFISIESYVKALKGTNTSHILDLEFIVLQSLKFTLLVHHPIRALYGFFLDFQAVLLHPEQVMYDVSVDTLGNMYNQAKEWLNKYFMVSDVAFLFTPPQIALAAMYDTDKRITDKYLKRKYLSNEDKLDPIKEQENEPEIEKQNGEDKSAITSEEQSKNVVKEKTKSTNRQQYETLVTLMRKCVKLAKQSQVADREASKEIDKKCFFALNPKKLIDKRIKRLASGNQDIAKEGTVEPS